From Tepidisphaeraceae bacterium, one genomic window encodes:
- the ychF gene encoding redox-regulated ATPase YchF, with translation MALEVGIVGLPNVGKSTLFNALTAAGALAANYPFATIEPNVGVVAVPDDRLDVIQQFIKSEKIIPAAVRIVDIAGIVRGASSGEGLGNKFLSHIREVDAILHVVRCFESGDILHVEGSVDPIRDIDTIDTELALADLETVTSSLDRAERTARTGDKDSIARVEILKKAKVHLNDGKPVRSLDWTPEERVLIRGLGLITAKKVLYVANVAEDDIHGAGPLVQKVRDRAKEENGVVVPVCGKLEAELSELAPEDRKEMLASLDMKEPALATLGREAYRLLGRQSYFTAGPKEIRAWEIPIGATAPQAAGVIHSDFEKAFIRAEIYTLADLQQYKTEQAIKAAGKLRAEGKGYVMKDGDITHFLTSA, from the coding sequence ATGGCTTTGGAAGTCGGTATCGTCGGTCTGCCCAACGTCGGCAAGAGCACGCTGTTCAACGCGCTAACCGCCGCGGGGGCGCTGGCGGCGAATTACCCGTTTGCGACCATCGAGCCGAACGTCGGTGTGGTGGCGGTGCCGGATGATCGGCTGGACGTCATCCAGCAGTTCATCAAGAGCGAGAAGATCATCCCCGCCGCCGTCCGCATCGTCGACATTGCCGGCATCGTGCGCGGCGCCAGCAGCGGTGAAGGGCTCGGCAACAAGTTCCTGTCGCACATCCGCGAGGTCGACGCGATCCTGCACGTCGTCCGCTGTTTCGAGAGCGGCGACATCCTGCACGTCGAGGGTAGCGTCGACCCGATCCGCGACATCGACACCATCGACACCGAACTGGCCTTGGCCGACCTGGAGACGGTTACCTCCTCGCTCGACCGGGCGGAGCGCACCGCCCGCACCGGTGACAAGGACTCGATCGCCCGCGTCGAGATTCTGAAGAAGGCCAAAGTCCACCTGAACGACGGCAAGCCCGTCCGCTCGCTCGACTGGACGCCGGAGGAACGCGTGCTGATTCGCGGGTTGGGGCTGATCACCGCCAAGAAGGTGCTGTACGTCGCCAACGTGGCCGAGGACGACATCCACGGCGCCGGGCCGCTCGTGCAGAAGGTGCGAGATCGCGCCAAAGAAGAGAACGGCGTCGTCGTGCCGGTGTGCGGCAAGCTGGAAGCGGAACTGTCGGAACTGGCCCCGGAAGACCGCAAGGAGATGCTCGCCAGTTTGGACATGAAGGAACCGGCGCTGGCCACCCTTGGCCGCGAGGCGTATCGGTTGCTGGGTCGCCAGAGCTATTTCACGGCCGGGCCGAAGGAAATTCGCGCCTGGGAAATTCCGATCGGCGCCACCGCCCCACAGGCCGCGGGCGTCATTCACAGCGACTTCGAAAAGGCGTTCATCCGCGCGGAAATCTACACGCTGGCCGACCTGCAGCAGTACAAGACCGAGCAGGCCATCAAGGCCGCCGGCAAGCTGCGGGCCGAGGGCAAGGGCTACGTGATGAAGGACGGCGACATCACGCACTTCCTGACGAGCGCGTAG
- a CDS encoding FtsX-like permease family protein, whose translation MYKLLLIQKYLIKRRIAWVSLAAVMMCVVMVLVVISVMGGWLRMFEQSFRGLSGDVIVQGTQLRGFAKYEQILEGVEKLPGVAAAIPVVRTFAVINIDDQQSPGVQVIGYPIDKVGRVNNFPESLYLQYGQYIEEADDKTNDLTDAQRAELRRKAEELRKSPSFALPLPAEAYLERFPNAPKRPDGTYRNDPASWTGMIAGSGVLDIRKDKQGKIIGREEFLYRLPVTMTMPRISASNRIENTGTVGRNYWIVDDSRTKLWQYDSSTVYVPFEVLQQDLGMGQQTYTDRETGEKGIEPARAHEINVRIKPGADLQAVRDEIEGVVMDVQGLPRDALAVSGPANVKVMTWRESQAVPLGAIENEKALVTTLFGLISLVAVFLIFCIFYMIVVEKTRDIGIVKSVGATSTGVAMIFLGYGLAIGIVGSLLGLGLGYLIVTYINEIHTWLGHFGLVIWNPEVYMFDSIPNTMDMTEAAWIIAVAIASSVVGALLPAIRAARLNPVEALRWE comes from the coding sequence ATGTACAAACTCCTCCTCATCCAAAAGTACCTGATCAAACGCCGCATCGCCTGGGTTTCCCTGGCGGCCGTCATGATGTGCGTGGTGATGGTGCTGGTCGTCATCAGCGTCATGGGGGGCTGGCTGCGCATGTTCGAGCAAAGCTTCCGCGGGCTCAGCGGCGACGTGATCGTGCAGGGGACGCAGTTGCGTGGGTTCGCCAAGTACGAACAGATCCTCGAAGGCGTCGAAAAACTGCCGGGCGTCGCGGCGGCCATACCGGTCGTGCGGACGTTCGCCGTCATCAATATTGACGACCAGCAATCGCCCGGCGTGCAGGTGATTGGCTACCCGATCGACAAGGTCGGCCGGGTGAACAATTTCCCCGAATCGCTCTACCTGCAGTACGGGCAGTACATCGAAGAGGCCGACGACAAAACGAACGATCTGACGGACGCCCAGCGGGCGGAACTGCGCCGCAAGGCGGAGGAGTTGCGGAAGAGCCCGTCGTTCGCGCTTCCATTGCCGGCCGAGGCGTATCTCGAGCGATTTCCGAATGCGCCGAAGCGACCCGACGGCACGTACCGCAACGATCCCGCATCGTGGACGGGCATGATCGCCGGGTCGGGCGTGCTGGACATTCGCAAGGACAAGCAGGGCAAGATCATCGGCCGTGAGGAGTTTCTGTATCGCCTGCCGGTGACGATGACGATGCCGCGGATCAGTGCGAGCAATCGCATCGAAAACACGGGCACGGTCGGGCGGAATTATTGGATCGTCGACGACAGCCGTACGAAGCTGTGGCAGTACGACTCGTCGACCGTCTACGTGCCGTTCGAGGTGCTGCAGCAGGACCTCGGCATGGGGCAGCAAACCTACACCGATCGCGAGACGGGCGAGAAGGGGATCGAGCCGGCGAGGGCGCACGAGATTAACGTGCGCATCAAGCCTGGTGCGGACCTGCAGGCCGTGCGGGATGAGATCGAGGGCGTGGTGATGGACGTGCAGGGCCTGCCGCGCGACGCGCTGGCGGTCAGTGGGCCGGCCAACGTGAAGGTAATGACCTGGCGCGAAAGCCAGGCCGTGCCGCTGGGCGCGATCGAGAACGAAAAGGCGCTCGTCACTACCCTGTTCGGCCTCATCAGCCTGGTGGCGGTCTTCCTGATCTTCTGCATCTTCTACATGATCGTGGTCGAGAAGACGCGCGACATCGGCATCGTGAAATCCGTCGGCGCCACCAGCACGGGCGTCGCGATGATCTTCCTGGGCTACGGCTTGGCCATCGGCATTGTCGGCAGCCTGCTGGGACTGGGGTTGGGGTACCTCATCGTCACCTATATCAACGAGATCCACACCTGGCTCGGCCACTTCGGGCTGGTGATCTGGAACCCGGAGGTGTACATGTTCGATTCGATCCCCAACACGATGGACATGACCGAGGCTGCGTGGATCATCGCGGTGGCGATCGCGTCGTCGGTTGTGGGGGCGCTTTTACCGGCCATTCGGGCGGCGCGGTTGAACCCGGTCGAAGCGCTGCGGTGGGAGTAA
- a CDS encoding DUF1570 domain-containing protein: MKTKTGTDLSLGGLSGSTRFGVIAFALLALVTTAQSLAADLKVINTKHYTLHTDVEPALAKDLATRLDAMYDEYDRRLADFQTTADDSKSFEVYVFNERVDYMKFTGNRLANTGGVFMPDKNQLVAFLEGQGRDGLRRTLQHEAFHQFAYRSISRDLPPWLNEGLAQLFEEGVWTGRSFLLNQVPPRRTRQLEQDIKAKRLIAFDKFLPITLDQWNQTLNADAERGAAQYNQAWAMVYFLVNAGTENGGKAKYRDRLLTMLRKTNTGMAGDQAFAEAFSDNIKGFQDRFVEYVRSLKPTQAATMLERQNVLADLLKGLTEDGQRFADVNAFKAKALGGGYQLSYSMGNIRWQTDPNVMVYFSGMDGKPFDRNQLFFDPRSGAPLPDLVCRPGGKTQIRTRFYRSGKSIEHEVLVETVR, from the coding sequence GTGAAGACGAAGACGGGTACTGATTTGTCTCTTGGCGGCCTTAGCGGTTCAACTCGTTTTGGCGTCATTGCCTTTGCGCTGCTGGCGTTGGTCACCACGGCTCAGTCGCTCGCGGCCGACCTGAAGGTCATCAATACCAAGCATTACACGCTGCACACCGATGTCGAGCCCGCGCTGGCGAAGGACTTGGCGACGCGGCTGGACGCCATGTACGACGAGTACGACCGCCGGCTCGCCGACTTTCAGACGACCGCCGACGATTCGAAGAGCTTCGAGGTGTACGTCTTCAACGAGCGTGTGGACTACATGAAGTTCACCGGCAACCGCCTGGCCAACACGGGCGGCGTCTTTATGCCGGACAAGAACCAGCTCGTCGCCTTCCTCGAAGGCCAGGGCCGGGATGGTCTTCGGCGAACCCTCCAGCACGAGGCGTTTCACCAGTTCGCGTATCGGTCCATCAGCCGTGATTTACCGCCGTGGTTGAACGAGGGGCTGGCGCAGTTGTTTGAGGAGGGAGTTTGGACGGGGCGGTCGTTCCTGTTGAACCAGGTGCCCCCCCGCCGAACGCGGCAGTTGGAGCAGGACATCAAGGCCAAGCGGTTGATCGCGTTCGACAAGTTTTTGCCGATCACGCTCGACCAGTGGAACCAAACGCTCAACGCCGACGCCGAGCGCGGTGCCGCGCAGTACAACCAAGCCTGGGCAATGGTCTACTTCCTCGTCAACGCCGGCACCGAGAACGGCGGCAAGGCCAAGTACCGCGACCGCCTGCTGACCATGCTGCGCAAGACCAACACCGGCATGGCCGGCGATCAGGCGTTCGCCGAGGCGTTCTCGGACAACATCAAAGGCTTTCAAGACCGCTTCGTCGAATACGTGAGATCGCTAAAGCCCACGCAGGCCGCGACGATGCTGGAACGTCAGAACGTGCTCGCCGACCTGCTGAAGGGCCTGACCGAGGACGGCCAGCGCTTTGCCGACGTGAACGCATTTAAGGCCAAGGCCTTGGGTGGCGGCTATCAACTCAGCTATTCGATGGGCAACATTCGCTGGCAGACCGACCCGAACGTGATGGTCTACTTCTCCGGCATGGACGGCAAGCCGTTCGACCGCAACCAACTGTTCTTCGACCCACGCTCCGGCGCCCCACTGCCCGACCTCGTCTGCCGGCCCGGTGGCAAGACGCAGATCCGCACGCGGTTCTACCGATCGGGAAAGTCGATTGAACACGAGGTGCTGGTGGAGACGGTGCGGTAG
- the lysS gene encoding lysine--tRNA ligase, producing the protein MSNETTTINEYEQERRGKLQKLRDLGVDPYGAATPGIQSLAAIRSLFNPELGQDGGPVVKAAGRIVLKRDFGKKLSFLTLRDDSGDLQVALDARRLDETAWGVRELLDLGDQVTVEGSLGTTKTGEATIWATKLAMASKSLLPPPAKHEGLTDIEQRYRQRYVDLWSNPDVMRTMRLRIRIVDEVRNYLRERGFIEVETPMLQPMHGGAAARPFETHHNALDMPLFLRIAPELYLKRLLVGGFSKVFEINRNFRNEGISPRHNPEFTMLEAYEAYGNWETMADLVEGMICHIAETVFGTLKIEHKNAAGEVTKTINLQRPWRRVRMVDLVEERTGWKFGKEKMPADQIEKLRSANPGKDLKLNGEPAEQLTEVYEKLIEPTLIDPTYVTHVPSVIIPLARENKDDPFFADVYELAINGQEISPGYTELNDPDVQAKHFAHQVGDKDEQQKVDEDFLTALRYGMPPAGGIGLGIDRLVMMLTGSESIRDVILFPLMRPQG; encoded by the coding sequence ATGAGCAACGAGACGACGACGATCAACGAGTACGAACAGGAACGCCGCGGAAAGCTGCAGAAGCTGCGCGACCTGGGCGTCGACCCCTACGGCGCCGCCACGCCGGGCATTCAATCATTGGCGGCCATCCGGTCGCTTTTCAACCCGGAACTGGGGCAGGACGGTGGACCGGTCGTGAAGGCGGCAGGACGCATCGTGCTGAAGCGCGACTTTGGCAAGAAGCTCAGCTTCCTCACCCTTCGCGACGACAGTGGCGACCTTCAGGTCGCGCTCGACGCCAGACGGCTGGATGAGACCGCCTGGGGCGTACGCGAACTGCTCGACCTTGGCGACCAAGTGACTGTTGAGGGCTCGCTCGGCACCACCAAGACCGGCGAAGCGACGATCTGGGCGACGAAGTTGGCGATGGCCAGCAAGTCACTGCTGCCACCCCCGGCCAAGCATGAAGGCCTGACCGATATCGAGCAGCGCTACCGCCAGCGGTACGTCGATTTGTGGAGCAATCCCGACGTGATGCGCACGATGCGGCTGCGCATCCGCATCGTCGATGAGGTCCGCAACTACTTGCGCGAGCGCGGCTTCATCGAAGTCGAAACCCCCATGCTCCAACCCATGCATGGCGGTGCTGCAGCGCGACCGTTCGAGACGCACCACAACGCGCTCGACATGCCGCTGTTCCTGCGCATCGCCCCTGAACTCTACCTGAAGCGCCTGCTGGTCGGCGGGTTCAGCAAGGTCTTCGAGATCAACCGCAACTTCCGCAATGAAGGCATCAGCCCACGGCACAACCCCGAGTTCACCATGCTGGAGGCGTACGAAGCCTACGGCAACTGGGAAACGATGGCCGACCTCGTCGAAGGCATGATCTGCCACATCGCCGAGACGGTGTTCGGGACGCTGAAGATCGAGCATAAGAACGCCGCGGGGGAGGTGACGAAGACGATCAATCTTCAGCGGCCGTGGCGAAGGGTGCGGATGGTGGATTTGGTGGAGGAGCGGACGGGGTGGAAGTTCGGCAAGGAGAAAATGCCGGCCGATCAAATCGAGAAGCTTCGATCGGCCAACCCGGGGAAGGATCTAAAGCTCAACGGCGAACCTGCAGAGCAATTGACTGAGGTTTACGAGAAGCTGATTGAGCCCACGCTGATCGATCCGACTTACGTCACCCACGTGCCTTCGGTCATCATCCCCCTCGCCCGCGAGAACAAGGACGACCCGTTCTTCGCCGACGTGTACGAACTGGCGATCAACGGCCAGGAAATCTCCCCCGGCTACACGGAACTGAATGATCCCGACGTTCAGGCGAAACATTTCGCCCACCAGGTGGGTGATAAGGACGAGCAGCAGAAGGTCGACGAAGACTTCCTGACCGCCCTCCGCTACGGCATGCCACCGGCGGGAGGAATTGGGCTTGGCATCGATCGCTTGGTGATGATGCTGACCGGTTCGGAAAGCATCCGCGATGTGATCCTGTTCCCGCTCATGCGACCGCAGGGATAG
- a CDS encoding NAD-dependent epimerase/dehydratase family protein: MLVTGAAGFIGSNLAKRLAKDGHDVIAADSFLSADFHNLVDFPGDVLTLKDHDDVQSMIDLGPVDVIFHQASITGVVGAKGEDYSDVHRMMRNNVETFRKLLDWAAATGSRVVWASSCSIYGRGPVPMRESQPPDPLNSYAFSKLTMERLAARYAPRLAHPIVGLRYTNAYGPGEQHKGKLASMIRQLATQMTAGKRPRIFEFGEQKRDFVYIDDVTTANLLAAKAARSGVYNVGAGRSWTFNAVVAELNRVLKTDLQPDYFKNPYTFTQDWTEADLTHARADLKYEPAFDLAKGIDAYHASGQMVG; this comes from the coding sequence GTGTTGGTCACCGGAGCGGCGGGGTTCATTGGGTCAAACTTGGCGAAACGGCTGGCGAAGGACGGGCATGACGTCATCGCGGCCGATTCGTTCCTGTCGGCCGACTTTCACAACCTCGTCGATTTCCCCGGTGATGTCCTGACGCTGAAGGATCATGACGACGTCCAGTCCATGATCGACCTGGGCCCGGTCGACGTCATCTTCCACCAAGCCAGCATCACCGGCGTGGTGGGGGCCAAGGGGGAGGATTATTCCGACGTCCACCGGATGATGCGAAACAACGTCGAGACCTTTCGCAAATTGCTGGACTGGGCCGCCGCGACCGGTAGCCGGGTGGTGTGGGCGAGCAGTTGCAGCATTTACGGCCGGGGGCCGGTGCCGATGCGCGAGTCGCAACCGCCCGATCCGCTCAACAGTTATGCCTTCAGCAAGCTGACCATGGAACGCCTTGCGGCCCGCTACGCCCCGCGGCTGGCGCACCCGATCGTCGGCCTGCGTTACACCAACGCCTACGGGCCGGGCGAGCAGCACAAGGGCAAGCTCGCCAGCATGATCCGCCAACTCGCCACGCAGATGACCGCCGGCAAACGGCCGCGTATTTTTGAGTTTGGCGAGCAGAAGCGCGACTTCGTCTACATCGACGACGTCACCACCGCCAACCTGCTGGCCGCCAAGGCGGCGCGTAGCGGTGTCTACAACGTCGGCGCCGGTCGGTCGTGGACGTTCAACGCGGTGGTCGCTGAACTGAACCGCGTGCTGAAGACCGACCTGCAGCCGGACTACTTCAAGAATCCGTATACCTTCACGCAGGACTGGACCGAAGCCGACCTGACCCACGCCCGCGCCGACCTGAAGTACGAGCCGGCGTTCGACCTGGCGAAGGGCATCGACGCCTACCACGCATCCGGGCAGATGGTGGGCTGA
- the folK gene encoding 2-amino-4-hydroxy-6-hydroxymethyldihydropteridine diphosphokinase, giving the protein MAYVALGANLGDRAANLRLAIDAMRASKDVVVHRVSHNYETPAVGGPPDSPPFLNAAAEVETTLSAQGLLEILLEIERQMGRVRRERWGPRVIDLDLLLYGDEVSDAADLILPHPRLHERRFVLEPLAEIAPNAIHPLLGKSMRTLLNDVVTPQPT; this is encoded by the coding sequence GTGGCGTACGTCGCACTGGGCGCGAACTTGGGGGACCGCGCCGCCAACCTGCGTCTCGCGATCGACGCAATGCGCGCATCGAAAGACGTTGTCGTCCATCGTGTCAGTCATAACTACGAGACGCCGGCCGTCGGTGGGCCACCCGATTCGCCCCCGTTTCTAAACGCCGCGGCCGAGGTTGAAACGACGTTGTCTGCGCAGGGGTTGCTGGAAATACTGCTGGAGATCGAGCGGCAGATGGGCCGTGTCCGCCGCGAGCGATGGGGACCGCGCGTGATCGACCTCGACCTGCTGCTGTACGGCGACGAAGTCTCCGACGCCGCCGACCTCATCCTGCCCCACCCGCGCCTGCACGAACGCCGATTCGTGCTCGAACCACTGGCCGAGATCGCGCCGAATGCCATCCACCCGTTACTCGGCAAATCGATGCGGACCCTGCTGAACGACGTGGTGACCCCGCAGCCGACCTAG
- the purN gene encoding phosphoribosylglycinamide formyltransferase, with the protein MNRDPLKLAVLVSGSGTTLQNLLDEIAAKRLNASVELVIGSKPDLLGVQRGIDAGVPTSVVSRKDFAQVDSFANEVWSQIDAAKVDLVCFAGWLCLLPIPQRYICRVINIHPSLLPAFGGKGMYGQKVHEAVLAHGCKVSGCTVHFVDDQYDNGPIILQRVCEVLDDDTPKTLAARVFEQEREAYPQAIRLFGDGRISFDGRRVRVARG; encoded by the coding sequence ATGAACCGGGATCCCCTGAAACTCGCAGTGCTCGTCAGTGGCAGCGGCACGACCCTGCAGAACCTGCTGGACGAAATCGCCGCCAAGCGGTTGAACGCCAGCGTGGAGCTGGTGATCGGTTCAAAGCCCGATCTGCTCGGCGTGCAGCGGGGCATCGACGCGGGCGTGCCGACGTCGGTCGTGTCGCGTAAGGACTTCGCGCAGGTCGACTCGTTCGCCAACGAGGTCTGGTCGCAGATCGACGCCGCCAAGGTCGACCTTGTCTGCTTCGCGGGGTGGCTCTGCCTGCTGCCGATCCCCCAGCGGTACATCTGCCGGGTGATCAACATTCACCCGTCGCTCTTACCCGCGTTCGGGGGCAAGGGCATGTATGGCCAAAAGGTACACGAGGCGGTGCTCGCCCACGGTTGCAAGGTGAGCGGCTGCACCGTTCACTTCGTGGACGACCAGTACGACAATGGCCCGATCATCCTGCAGCGCGTCTGCGAGGTGTTGGACGACGACACGCCCAAGACGCTGGCAGCCCGCGTGTTCGAACAGGAACGCGAGGCGTACCCGCAAGCCATCCGCCTGTTCGGCGACGGTCGCATCTCGTTCGATGGCCGGCGCGTGCGCGTGGCGCGGGGATAG